One bacterium genomic window, CGAATTGGTGCTGATCCACTACTACCGCGCCTTCAACTACCTCAAACTCGGACAGCTCGAAAGCGCGCTGGTCGAGGCGCGCAAGGCCAACCAGCGGCTCACCGAATTGCAGGACGCCAAGGAAGGAAAGAGCACCTACAAGAACGACGCCTTCATGCAGTATTTCACCGCGATGCTCTACGAGTCCGCCGGGGAACACAACGACGCGGCGGTCGCCTACCGCGACGCCTATCGCGGTTACGACGACTATGCCCGTCTCTATGGCGTCAAATCACCGCCCGGGCTGGTGAGTGAGTTGCACTCCTCGCTGATGCGCATCGGCGCCGCCGACGAGGCCGGCACGCTGCTGGAGCGCCACCCCGAATTGGAAAAACAACTCGACCTGCGCCTGCGCGCCAACGCGGTTGTCTTTGTCGAGACCGGCTTTACGCCCTACCTCGAGGCGGTCAACATCACCCTGCCCATTTTCGAGGAGAAGGACTCGAAGTACCGCAACTGCAAGGGGTGCGAGGCCGAGTACGCCACGGTCATCGTCGACCGTTACGGCAACGACATCTACGCCTGGCAGGGGAACAACCTCACCCTCGACCATGTGCTGCACTTCTCCTTCCCCCGGATGGTCGACTTTCCCAGCGAGGCGAAGTCGGTCGGGGTGCGTTGCTCGGTCGGCAACGCGCTCCCGCCGATTCTGGCCGAGCCGATCAACGCCATCGCAAAGAAGTCCTTCAACGAACGCATTCCGAAGATTCTGCTGAAGACCGTTGCCCGCGCCCTGGTCAAGGAACTGGCGCGCACGCAGGCCAAGAAGGAAGACAAGGCCCTCGGCGCGCTGGTCAACATCTTCAACGTGGTCACCGAGCGCGCCGACACCCGCTCCTGCCTCTTTCTGCCCAACGGCATCTGGATGGTGCAGCTGGAACTGCCCCCCGGCGATCACCAGTTCGAGGTGCTGGTGCGCGGCGAAAACGGCGCCGAGGTCGACCGTCTGCCGGTCTCGATCACCGTCCCCAAACGCGGCATCGCCTTTGAGCGGGTCCGCTCCTTCCGGTAATCGCCCCGATGACCGCGCCCTCGGGCATTCGCGAGTTCCTCGGCCTGCGCCGCAGCATTGTTGGCGTGCTCGGCATGGCCATCCTCGTCGGTATGGGCGAACACATGGCCGAGCGCTTCCTGCCGATCTACCTGCTGGCGCTGGGCGGCGGGACCATCGCGATCGGATTGCTCAACGGCCTCGACAATCTGCTCTCGGCGCTCTACTCCTTCCCCGGCGGCTATCTCGCCGACCGTCTCGGCGAAAAGCGCGCGCTTCTGGTCTTCAATCTGATCGCGATCATCGGGTACATCATCGTCATCCTCGTGCCGGCCTGGCAGGCCGTGCTGATCGGCGCCTTCTTTTTCCTTTCGTGGAGCGCGATATCGCTGCCGGCGACCATGGGCATCGTCTCCAAGGCCCTGCCCCAATCGAAACGCACCATGGGCGTGTCGATGCACTCGATCGTGCGCCGCATTCCCATGTCGCTGGGCCCGATCGCCGGAGGCGTGTGCATCGGCATCTGGGGCGAAACCGATGGCGTCCGGGTCGCCTTCGGCTTTGCCATCCTGATGGCGCTCCTGTCGGTGGCGTTGCAACAGCGCCTGATCGCGGAGGCGCCGTCGTCGCCGCCCGCGCAGCAAGCCGAGGGGAATCCCTTGCGGCTGTGGAGACAGATGACTCCGCAGTTGCGCAATTTGCTGGTCGCCGATGTCCTGGTGCGCTTTTGCGAGCAGATCCCGTATGCCTTTGTGGTGGTCTGGAGCATGAAGGCCATCGCCGCGCCGGTCAGCGCCGTGGAATTCGGCGTCCTGACCGCCATCGAGATGGCCACGGCGATGCTGATCTACATCCCGGTGGCGCACTTCGCCGACCGCAGCCAGAAAAAGCCCTTTGTGGTGGCGACATTTCTTTTTTTCACCGCCTTCCCGCTGGTGCTTTTGTTTGCGCATTCCTTCTGGCCGCTGGTGGGCGCCTTCATCGTGCGCGGTCTGAAGGAATTCGGCGAACCGACCCGCAAGGCGTTGATCATGGATCTGGCCCCCGAGGGACGCAAGGCGGGGATGTTCGGGCTCTATTATCTGGTCCGTGATGTGATCGTCTCGCTGGCGGCCTTCGGCGGCGCCTTCCTCTGGAATGTCAGCCCGCAAACCAACTTCCTGGCCGCCGCCGCGTTTGGCGCGATCGGCACCATCTGGTTTGTCTGGCGTGGATCGGACCTCGATGCCGCCCCGGCGACAAAGTGATTGAACCGGGTCTGGCCGCATTCCGATCTTGAGTCCCCGGGAGAACACCATGACCCCAGCGCCCGACCCCCAACGTTGGTCCGACTATTCCGGCTCACTGCGCGCGGTGCTCGACGAATACGCCCGCGCCATCCGCGACTATGAAACCGTTTTGCGCGGCCTGCCGCGTTATCGCTACACTGCCCGCACCGCGCTGTCCGATGAACATTACGCCTGCGTGCGCGACATCGCCGCGCATGTGGTCGGCGCGGCGTATTCGTACGCCGATCACATTCAGCGCGCCCTTGACCGCAACGAGGAACCCCCGCCCCGGCGCGCGATCGATGTCGCCACTCCTGGCGATGCGATCGACGGCGTGTGGGCCGCCTTCGATCAAATGGTTGAGGTG contains:
- a CDS encoding MFS transporter; this encodes MTAPSGIREFLGLRRSIVGVLGMAILVGMGEHMAERFLPIYLLALGGGTIAIGLLNGLDNLLSALYSFPGGYLADRLGEKRALLVFNLIAIIGYIIVILVPAWQAVLIGAFFFLSWSAISLPATMGIVSKALPQSKRTMGVSMHSIVRRIPMSLGPIAGGVCIGIWGETDGVRVAFGFAILMALLSVALQQRLIAEAPSSPPAQQAEGNPLRLWRQMTPQLRNLLVADVLVRFCEQIPYAFVVVWSMKAIAAPVSAVEFGVLTAIEMATAMLIYIPVAHFADRSQKKPFVVATFLFFTAFPLVLLFAHSFWPLVGAFIVRGLKEFGEPTRKALIMDLAPEGRKAGMFGLYYLVRDVIVSLAAFGGAFLWNVSPQTNFLAAAAFGAIGTIWFVWRGSDLDAAPATK